The Filimonas lacunae genomic sequence GGTGCAGGTAAAGAAACAAGCGTGTCTTTTTTAGAGCAGGATACTGTTACCAGGGCAACGACCGCCCCCAATGCTAAAAAGCTTTTTTTCATAAATGTCTGATTCAAATTGGATTTTTTCTCTTAACTGTTATTACAGCTCACCGGAAAGAATAGGAATACAAACAGACACTGAAAATATTTCAGCCCAGATTATAGTATTTCAAGCCTCATCCGCGAAAGCTTTAAAATGTATCTACATTGGCAGGTCTCCTGGCTTGTTCTCACTTTCAACGGCCTTCCCATTTTTATTCACTAAAAACAGTGGCATGTAGATGCGAAAGTGTGTTTACAGAACTTACAGTAGCGGGACTGCTCAGGATTTACACCTGATTCCCTATTAATTCTAACACCGTGAAACTTGTGTTAAAAACCAATGTGGCGCGAAAGTAATGTAATTATCGATAAGCACCGATATTTTCCTGCCGGGCGCAGGAAAGCGTAATGACCGAGCAGTCATGCGCCATTTAACAAGCATACTTCCTGATAAAAAGAGGACGTCCCATTATACAATGAGACGCCTTTTACAACACTGCCTGTGTTTCAAACCCAAGGGGAAAGCTTTTATTCTGTTACCACATTTAATCTGCTACTAACACCAGTTTCCCAATATGCCTGCCTGCTTCCATTAAGGCATGTGCCCTGGCCACTTCTTCAAAAGGAAACGATTGGTAGATTACAGGTTTGAAAGCACCGGAAGCTATCAACGGCCAAACATGTTTGCGCACCTCATCAGCTAACGCGTGTTTATAGGCGTATGGCCTGCCGCGTAATGTGCTACCGGTAATGGCAATTCGTTTTTGCATCACCTTCCATAAATCCAGCTGCACCAATGATCCTTCCATGGCATTGATATATACAATCCTGCCCTCTTCATTCACCAGCTGAACGTTTTTTGCCAGGTAATCGCCACCTACCATATCCAGTATCACATCTACCCGCTCATCCGCCAATACCTTTTCAAAGGCATCCGTTTTATAGTTCACATATCTGTCGGCTCCTAATACCATGCAGGCACGCCCTTTCTCCTCCTCGCCCACCGTTACTATTACCCGGCTGCCCAGTGCGTGCGCCAGCTGAATAGCGGTAATACCTATACCGCTGGCGCCACCATGTACCAGCAAGGTTTCACCCGGTTGCAGGCGGGCCCGCTGAAACACATTAGACCATACCGTAAATACAGTTTCCGGCAGGCTGGCCGCTTCTGCAAAGGAAAGTCCATCAGGCACGGGCAAACACTGGCCTTCTTTTACGGCTACCTGGCTGGCATAACCACCGCCCGCCATAATAGCACACACCTCATCACCGGGTTTCCACAAGCTAACGCCCGCACCACAAGCCACTACCACACCTGCTACTTCCAAACCAGGCACCTCAGCGTTTACACCTGGTGGCGGCGGATAATTACCCTGCCTTTGCAATATATCCGCACGGTTAATACCTGCCGCTTTCACATCAATCAACACCTCTATGTCTCCTAATACGGGGGTAGTATATTCTTTCCATTGCAATACATCCGGTGCGCCTGGTTGGGTAATAACAGCTGCTTTCATATAGTTTATTTTGAGTGTTTGCGTATACGGTTCATCGGTTTATTTGAGTAAGGCTTTGCGTTCAATACTTTTAGCAAAGTTGGGCGTTTCTTCTTTATTATGACTGTCAGATGCATTCTGGCGGGCATTGGCCGCTTCTTCTAAAGTAATTTTGTGTTCTTCAATAAACTCCAGGAACTCATCCGTAGCAAAGGCATTGATTTCGTTGGTATATTCAGTATGCGTATCATCAATTTTTGTGGCCCGTAATTCCCACTGCACTTTTACTTTGGTTCTTCCGTTCACAGAAATAGCATCAGAGATAGAAACCATGCGGCAATAGTGTGGTTCGTGTATTTCCGCTACATAGTGCTGTATGATAGTAGCATTGCCTATTGTTTCTACATTAATAGACATCGGGCGTCCGTCATCCGTAACCGAAGAACCGGCAGCTATGTGAGCGGTAGAACAACGTTGGTATTCTGCATCGGGCAGGTTTAATAACCAATCGGCAATATCTACTTTTTCAATAGGCACATTCATTACATGACTTACAACTGAATGAGAAAGCTGACGTGGGTTAGTTGTTTGCGTTTTCATAAAAATTTCGTTTTGATGACTCAAAGATGGCACGAAGGCGTAAATCGGCAAAACGGTCATTTTCGATTTTGATCATCGAATTTACCGATTTACAATTTTAGTTATATTGCAGGTATGGAACTACGCCAGTTAAACTACTTTACCAAAGCCGCTGAGCTGCTTAACTTCACAGAAGCTGCACAGGCACTGTATATTAGCCAGAGTACTTTATCGCAACAGATTAAACAACTGGAAGACGAACTAGGCATTCCCCTGTTCAACCGCATTGGCAAGCGTATCCACCTTACCGAAGCCGGCAGGTTATTCCTCCCCTATGCCAACCAGACATTACAGGATGCCTTATCAGGCCGGGAAATGCTGAACGATCTCATGAACCTGCAAACAGGCAGTATCGCTATCGGAGCCACTTACGGACTTACGCAGTTGCTGGTAAAAGCCCTGCAGGCATTTACTACGCAGTATCCACACGTGCAGGTGCATATACAATATGGCACTACCGATGCTTTACTGGAACAGCTATCTGCTTCCAAACTGGATATGGTACTGTCCTTTGCCTCCTCTTCCCCTTTAGAAAGCATTGCATTTGAAACATTATTTACCTCTTCCCTATCACTGGTAGTACCCACCAATCATGCACTGGCCCGCAACAAAAGCATCACGCTAAAAGAGGCCGTTACCATTCCGCTGATATTACCTGTAAGAAGTTACAGCATACGGCGCTTTATGGACGAATCATTTGAAAAGGGGAAACTACAGCCCGATATCCGGATGGACTGCAACGATGTACATACTATACTGGAAATGATAAAAGGCGGCAACATAGGTACTATTCTCATGAAGGTATCTACACATGGCTACCACACTTTAAAAGCCATCCCCCTGGAAGGAAAAAACATGCAACGCAAAGCAACTATTGCCTGGCCTGCAGATGCCTACCGGAAAAAGTCCATTGAAATATTGGCGGGGTTGCTAAAGAAGAACGCGGAGGATATTTTGTAACCATCTTAATATAATCAAGCATGTTTCAACATGAAGCTCTGTAAAGACATCATTTGAGTTCCTCTACTAAGCAAAGCATGATTCCGGAATTACACCATTTCATCCAAAGAGAAGTAGACACGAAAAAGCCACCCTTTTGAGGTGGCTTATAGTATTTTTTTAATGTGATTTATTTAGGAAAGGGCTTCATATTCAATAACACCTTTTTGGCTTCTGCCAGCGTTTTGCATATTCAAAGCGATATCAGGACTGTTCATTTTACTCAGAACCACTGATTCATTATGCTCCTGCATTAACATGCAGGAGCATAATCCTTGTCTATTATATGCATATCAAACCCTTTAGAATATACCTGTTGTCCGTTGAAAAAGGGCGTTCTACGCAGACTGCCGGTTGTGTACACTTCTACTTCAGCTTGCAAAAGAGTTATCCGGCAGCCTGCTCCCGCCTGCCTGCATTAGATAAACAAAAGCACTACAGGACTTACATAAGTTTATATGGCCAATTTACACTGAAACCCATTTTATACGGCTTGCAAAAACAACAGGTGATTTAATAGAATATTGGACAGGTAATACCAACTGTACTACAATTGATATGGTAGGTATGATGCAAAGAAGGGAATATCTCCCACAACATAACAGCAAATCTCTATAATTATGCTATTTGCCTTCATAGGTGCATCTATTGCCAGCATACACTATAATGGATTATAACACACATTACACCAATTGGTTCACAAAAATGGCAAAAGAAGTTACCAGGAATTACTTCGCTGCCATCCCCTCCAAAAACATCACGCTCGAAGTAGCGCTCATCTGGCTGATAGCTTCCCGGTAATTGGTATAACAGGCCCTATATTCCCGCACCACCGGAACGCCGGATTGCGTAGCCTGCCTTTTATCCAGATAGGGCGAAACAGGTACAAACCCCAGGCTAGTCCTCAGATACTCCAAGATTACGGTGGCTAACAACACTTTTACCCGGCAGCACTTATTATTAATGGCACGATAACACAAAATTGCCGACACAATTATCCGGCAAAACACTCACAGTATCACATCAATTACAATACACATTTTTCTTTTGTGCCAAACATTAATGCGGAATTACCCGCATTCGTTTCACCGGCAGTAGCCTGCTTTTTCCGGCGGTATTGGGTAAGATTAATCAGCAATACGCTTACCAAAATAAACGTGAGTCCACCTACCTGTAAACCGCTCATATGCTCATCAGCAAACAACACCCCCAGCAACACGGCCACCACCGGGTTTACATACAAGTGCGTGCTCACCTGTGTAATAGGCCGCACTTTCAGCAACCATACATAAGCACTGAACGCACCCAGCGAACCAGCCAGCACCAGGTATAGTAAAGAAAGCCATGCATTCACCGGCACGCTTTGCACCTGGAAGCTTTGTAAATTACCATTCACCGCACCGGTGATGAAAAACGCCACACCTGCCGCCAGCATTTGCCAGGCACTGTTTACAGTAGAGGAACCAAACGCTTTATACTTGGAAAACACAGAACCGGCGGCCCAGCTCATAGTACCTCCAATCAATATAGCATACATGCCCACCTGCGCCCAGCCCGAACCAGATAAGCTGCCCTGCTGTATTCTTTCCGCAAATAGAAAATACACGCCGGTAAGCCCCAGCAATAAGCCGGGAATAGTGCCTTTATTCGCAAAATTCTCTTTCCATTTGGCTTTATCAAACAACACCAGCCACACTACTTCTGAGGTAATGATTACACCTACCAACGAACTGGGCAAAGTGGTTTCAACCAGCATTACCGCCCCCGTACCACCAAACAGCAACAACAGGCCGGTAATAACAGCATACTTTATCTGCTGCCGGTTAAACAGGCTTTCTTTGCGCAATACACACCATAGCATCATCAATAAGCCTGCAGTAGTAAAACGGAAAGCCCCCAGCATCACCGGGCTAAAGCCCACCAATGCCCGTTGAATAAAGAAGTAAGTGCTGCCCCATACAATGTATACGGTAGCGAAAGCCAGCACCACTGCTGCAGTGGTGGCTTGTTTCTCGTTAGCGCCCATAAAATATACTATTTATTGTTTTGGTATAACTACTTGCTGTTGCTCTTTAGAGGTTTCGAGTACAATGGTGGTTCTGGTAGCCAGCACCCCCGGCAGCTTTTTAATAACATTGCGCAACAGGTGCATTAAAGAAGCGGAATCGGCCGTACGTACTTTTACAATAAAACAGTCTTCTCCTGCCACATGGTGTATTTCCTGCACCTCGGGAATCTTAGCCAGATCGCCCGCTGTTACTATATCTTCTATATCCGTGTCTTTGGTTCGGATATGGATAAACGCCAGTAATTTCTGATCTACAGCCGCCGGATCTATTACAGTGTGATACCCTTTGATCACCTGCTTCTGTTCCAGCTTTCTTACCCTTTCCAATACTGCACTTGGGGCCATGCCCAGCTCCCTTGCCAGATCGGCATTGGAAATCCGGGCATTATCCTGCACCAGTCTTAGTATTTGTAAATCAATATCATCGAGACGAACACCCATACCTACAATCAGCTTTATTCAGAACGATATTCTAAATTTAAAACAAATAAGAGAACATTCTACTCAACTTTCTACACAAACAGAATATAATTCTCGCATCCTTTCAAAACCGCAGAAAAAAACCGGTTTACCGCCCGCATCTTCGAATTTTATTCTGTTTGTTGTTTTAAATAGTTTCCAGATACAGTTGTTGCAGTTCGGCAGCAGAAATATTACCTGCTTTTACGGTATGCACCAGGCTACCCTGTTTCATAATGCCAATGTGTGTGGCTACCTTCACTGCATTGAATATATCATGTGTAGCCATTAACCCCCTACTTGTTTTTGTTAACAACTACACATTAAAAAAGGGCCGCCCCTTATTGGCTGCATGGTAAATAAAGACAGCAATAGATGAAATGTGATAACACCCATTACGGCTACCTGAAACCGATACAACATCACCTTCCAGGAAGAACGAAGGCGTGTGCATATGTATAGTATAATGATCGGAATCGAGCGGACAATAAATATGATGACCCGCTTTTAACAGTTGTATACCCGGCAGATCGCCTTCTTTTATACATCCCTGAACAGAATGTCGCAGTTTGGCATGATGGTGCCACAGGCGCACAGGAGTTACAATAAACGCATACAGCGCTACTAAAGCAGCGGCAGCTATCCTTTTATATACGTTTATGTTTTTCAGCGACTCCTGTTTTTGAAATACAGTTGCAAATGTAAACATTTGAACTGGCAACAGCACCCCCATTCCGTTTACCCAACCTGGGTAACATACCCGGTTTCATCATACCAGAAGTCATAATCACCATTATTACTGGCCCAAATTGTTTCTACTTCCTGAAAAAAAGGAATAGCATCCTGCAATGCCATCTTGGTTTGCTTTTGTAAATACATTTCCAGCTCTATAAACCGGTTAGCCCTTTCTACCCCCATCACTTCCGAGAAATCATTGCGGTATTTCCTCCACAGTTCTATAAAAGCAATCCCGTTTTTAAACGCACGGATAGAAATGCGTTTATGAAAATGTTTTTCGGAGAGATGCCCGCTTCTCAGGTACTCATTCACTATAGCAAAACGGGCACTGTTTAACATTCTTCTTTCTTTTTCATAAGCATTATACATGCTCCAAAATTGAATACTTGTATTTTCTTCCGGCTTTACCAATCTTTCAATCAGCAGTCTTTTCTGCTCACCAAAAAGCTTATCAAACAACGGCACCAAATTTTCATCACTCAGCGCGTACAGGTAAATTTCAGAAAATATAAAATACAGCTTATAAATATCTATATAATATTTCATTACAATAAAAAACTATTTAATCGCCTACAGGGAAAAACGTACTACCACAATTCCGATACAACCCATATACATATATTTGAACTAACACTTGTAACAGTTAAAGTAATTGGGGTTAGCATTCCATATTAATAACCTCTAATAAAAACAGACATTATGACAGGGGACACACACGCACTTCAACCTTATTTTACAGATATAGAATACCAGCTGGACCAGATTTTACAATCTGAGGTATTTATGCACAATAAAGTTTTATCCAGCTTTTTAGCATTTATAGTAACAGAGACCCTTGCTGGCAGAGAAAATGAAATTAAGGAATACACTATTGCAGTGAAAGGATTAAAGCACAACAAAGCCATATCACCACAATCACCACCACATGTAAGAATATATGCAGGCCGGTTAAGGAAACTACTGGACAGGTATTATCATACTCATCGTCAAACCGACCGTGTACACATTCACATGCCAATAGGTAGATACACCCCATTATTCACCTACATAAAAAACAATAATCATCTGTACCATCCCCCTGCATCAACAACTACTCAATAGCAGTTTACTTTAACCCAATTACTTCTATAGCATATTTCAACTGTTACAAGTTTTCTATTCCTGGATATATGAATCATTCACAAAAAACAGTCATCTATATCATATTACCATCACCTACACTACATTTATTAGCAACATAAGCAGCACACAGGTAGTTTTTGACATGCGCACAAACCGGGGATTATATCCTCCTTTTGGAATTTTAATAATAATTTCATCACCGTCATGACAGTTGCTGTAGTATCGTTGCAACAATTTCCTCAGCCTTCCTGCATAAATGCGCACCATGGCAAGATGATGCTCATCCACCTTATGCTTATACCCCAACGCCCCAATAGCTATAGTATACCCTTTCAGCTGCATACCCCTACCCTCCAGTGTCTCCTTTACAATAAATTTAAGCAGAATGGTCAACACTTTTGACCCTTTAAACAACGGCGAATTAGTAATGGTATCTAATTGTGAATAAACTTCCACTTCACTAATCAGTGTTTTCGACATGAACATATCATTTTTTTATAGGTTAAATGAATCACATTAAACACATTATGAAATAGCAATACATAGCAACAATTAAAAGCAAAGCAAATTTCAGAGTTAGCTACAGTTAATTTGGTACTTAATTACAGCAATCAGTCTTACTTATTCATGCTGAAAAGAACAAAATGTTACGGTATCACAAATATATAATTTATATATCCCTGTATAAAAATGTAACCGTAACATAAACACTATGCCGGATAATACATCAGACAACAGCTATCACCTATGACAACTCAACCTGTCCCTGATCAATTTTACCGCACGGCGACATTGCTTTTCAACAGTATCCACCGGCCTATCCAGCAGGTAAGCAGTTTTTCGTAATGTATAATATTCCCGGAAGTGTAAAACATATACCTGCCGGTACTTTAGGGGCATGCTCACTAAACAACCATCTATGGTTCTTTCCAGTTCACTCATACGAACAAATTGTTCCACATTATTTTCGGCAAATACTTGCCCTCCCAGGCGGAAAGCCCCTTTGACATGCCTGGAATAAACAGAGGAGTTGCGGATATAGTTAAAAATGTAGTTACGCAGTGCATTATATAAGTACGCGGCTACTGAAGTTTTTATATTTACCAATGACCGCTTTACAAGCAGGGAGGTAAAGAATTCCTGCACTACTTCTTTACAGGTATCCTTATCGGTTATGTAATTCGCCGCAAAAAGCACCAATGGCCCCCAGTATCGCCGATACAAACTGGAAAATACTTCATCGTTATTAACAGGTAATAATCCTATCAATTCTTCATCGCTTAGCGAGAGCAGGCAGGGTTTACTCATATATTGGATTTTAGGTCTACAACTTCAATAACACGTTAGCTTGTATTGAATTCTTTTGCATCATAATATAATAAACTCCATCAGGAATGGTATATACCTGCAATATCTAAAAAAACACATCAGATGATTCTCTGGTTACGCTACACATTAAAAATACTTCTATCCTAAACAAGTTTAAAAATGTTACGGTAACTATCCCTGAAAACAGTGAGACCATAAAACATTCCACAGCAAGCATTATAACACATCATCAATTTCATTATCTATAAAATCACCTTACTGACAATAATAAAAAAAACCGCTGAGAACAGCGGCTTATTCTACGACATCCCCTTATAAACCCAGGTGGGGCGTTACACTACCCCAACCCCTTGTTTTTGCCAGACATTTTGCAGAACCAATGCGTTCAACTGGCAAGCAAACGTAGTATAATCAATATAAACCCGGGGCTTTACCAGAAACCCGGCCGCTCCTCGTGAAAGGCATATTTGCACAAGAACAGGATTAGATAAAGTAGACATAATAAAAAATGGTACTTCTGCATAAGCTGCAATCTTTTGTAAGTTTACCATTATATCATACCCGTTTTTCCCCGGCATGTTTAAATCAGACAATATCACATCCGGAATAACATCCGGGTTAGCATTCAGCCAATACAGCAGGTCGTTTCCATTATTGAAAGGAGCCAGCAGGTTAAAGTAGCCCGATTTTTCAAATCCTTCCCGCATAAGCAGCTGCTCATCCACATCGTTTTCAACGATGATAATATTTCTCTTTTCCATAGTCAATTACATAAACAGTTGTCATTAAGACACGGTAGCCAGCACAAGGCCGCCATATTTTTCTATATTTTTTTAATAGGGCCAGCATTCAGCTTTACTGGCCCTTATAAGTCACAGTTTTCTTTTGGACTAAAAACGGACATCCAAAGTATAGACACTTTTAATAAAACATTACCGCCATTGAAATGCTTCATTTTTTTATAACAGTGTATACAGCTAGGGGGTACTATTTTACTCAGGAAACCTGTATTTATCCTGGCTGCCCTATTCCCTACCCGAAAACACTTACACAATATCTTTATACCATTAACAAAATCTTCCTGCCGGCAGATGATACAAGTAAAAAAAAGAGATAGCCCTGTGCCACTCACCTAGTTAGCATATATATCCTGGCAATCCCTATCATTTATATAAAAGCGCTGGCATGATTATTCTGAGTTAATAGCAAATAACAATAAAATGTCAAAAGCATCATCTTCTTCTAAAAGCACGAACACTGCTAAAAAACAAAAACCACCCACAACTACAGAGCCTGCCTTACTGGAGTTGTTTAAAGACGAAATAAAAGACATTTACTGGGCAGAAAAGCATTTGGTAAAAACCTTACCTAAAATGCAAAAATCGGCCACCAGCCAGGAACTGGCAGGCGCCATTGGCGAACACCTGGAAGTAACTAAAACACAGGTAGCCAGGCTGGACCAGGTTTTTGAACACCTGGGTATGAAAGCACAGGCAAAGAAATGTGAAGCTATGGAAGGATTGGCCATAGAGGGAGCCTCTATTATTGAAAACACAGAAGACGGTTCTT encodes the following:
- a CDS encoding Lrp/AsnC family transcriptional regulator — its product is MGVRLDDIDLQILRLVQDNARISNADLARELGMAPSAVLERVRKLEQKQVIKGYHTVIDPAAVDQKLLAFIHIRTKDTDIEDIVTAGDLAKIPEVQEIHHVAGEDCFIVKVRTADSASLMHLLRNVIKKLPGVLATRTTIVLETSKEQQQVVIPKQ
- a CDS encoding LysR substrate-binding domain-containing protein, which produces MELRQLNYFTKAAELLNFTEAAQALYISQSTLSQQIKQLEDELGIPLFNRIGKRIHLTEAGRLFLPYANQTLQDALSGREMLNDLMNLQTGSIAIGATYGLTQLLVKALQAFTTQYPHVQVHIQYGTTDALLEQLSASKLDMVLSFASSSPLESIAFETLFTSSLSLVVPTNHALARNKSITLKEAVTIPLILPVRSYSIRRFMDESFEKGKLQPDIRMDCNDVHTILEMIKGGNIGTILMKVSTHGYHTLKAIPLEGKNMQRKATIAWPADAYRKKSIEILAGLLKKNAEDIL
- a CDS encoding NAD(P)H-quinone oxidoreductase, translated to MKAAVITQPGAPDVLQWKEYTTPVLGDIEVLIDVKAAGINRADILQRQGNYPPPPGVNAEVPGLEVAGVVVACGAGVSLWKPGDEVCAIMAGGGYASQVAVKEGQCLPVPDGLSFAEAASLPETVFTVWSNVFQRARLQPGETLLVHGGASGIGITAIQLAHALGSRVIVTVGEEEKGRACMVLGADRYVNYKTDAFEKVLADERVDVILDMVGGDYLAKNVQLVNEEGRIVYINAMEGSLVQLDLWKVMQKRIAITGSTLRGRPYAYKHALADEVRKHVWPLIASGAFKPVIYQSFPFEEVARAHALMEAGRHIGKLVLVAD
- a CDS encoding sigma-70 family RNA polymerase sigma factor, which codes for MSKPCLLSLSDEELIGLLPVNNDEVFSSLYRRYWGPLVLFAANYITDKDTCKEVVQEFFTSLLVKRSLVNIKTSVAAYLYNALRNYIFNYIRNSSVYSRHVKGAFRLGGQVFAENNVEQFVRMSELERTIDGCLVSMPLKYRQVYVLHFREYYTLRKTAYLLDRPVDTVEKQCRRAVKLIRDRLSCHR
- a CDS encoding YciE/YciF ferroxidase family protein codes for the protein MSKASSSSKSTNTAKKQKPPTTTEPALLELFKDEIKDIYWAEKHLVKTLPKMQKSATSQELAGAIGEHLEVTKTQVARLDQVFEHLGMKAQAKKCEAMEGLAIEGASIIENTEDGSSTRDAGIILASQKIEHYEIATYGALAQLATVLGLEEVAELLKTTLTEEKETDENLSTIAASINYEAATEEGEA
- a CDS encoding EamA family transporter — encoded protein: MGANEKQATTAAVVLAFATVYIVWGSTYFFIQRALVGFSPVMLGAFRFTTAGLLMMLWCVLRKESLFNRQQIKYAVITGLLLLFGGTGAVMLVETTLPSSLVGVIITSEVVWLVLFDKAKWKENFANKGTIPGLLLGLTGVYFLFAERIQQGSLSGSGWAQVGMYAILIGGTMSWAAGSVFSKYKAFGSSTVNSAWQMLAAGVAFFITGAVNGNLQSFQVQSVPVNAWLSLLYLVLAGSLGAFSAYVWLLKVRPITQVSTHLYVNPVVAVLLGVLFADEHMSGLQVGGLTFILVSVLLINLTQYRRKKQATAGETNAGNSALMFGTKEKCVL
- a CDS encoding response regulator, whose protein sequence is MEKRNIIIVENDVDEQLLMREGFEKSGYFNLLAPFNNGNDLLYWLNANPDVIPDVILSDLNMPGKNGYDIMVNLQKIAAYAEVPFFIMSTLSNPVLVQICLSRGAAGFLVKPRVYIDYTTFACQLNALVLQNVWQKQGVGVV